One Aegilops tauschii subsp. strangulata cultivar AL8/78 chromosome 2, Aet v6.0, whole genome shotgun sequence genomic window, TTTTAATTCCCTAGTTAGTAAAGCAATGAATATCATGCTACCTAAAAGAAAAACAAGCAGATTGGTACAATATGAACTTGGAAACTCTATCTCCACCTATTATATAGTCTACTTAAAACTgatctttttttttccttttgtaaTACTCCTTCCGTTACTTTTTAGtttgcatataagatttggtcaaagtcaaactttgtaaagtttgaccaattTTGTAGAAAagaatatcaacatctacaatactaaagCTATAAggtatgaaaattaatttcatgatgcatctaacaatattgatttcatattgtgaagcttgatatttttttctataaacttagtcaaagttaacaaagtttgactttcatcaaatcttatatgcagactaaagaaatggagggagtactagatatAGAATTCATTACATGGATGCAACTTGTACGATGTATGATATGATCTATGCCACAGGTAGATAGTCTATTCCATAAATGCCTGTGGATAACGACGATTCTGTTCTTTAGACTAATTTGCAGTTTATGCCGAAAAGTGTAATTACTATAGCAACTTTGCCCGTCTAATTCAGCAATAAATTTTTCTTTCTGTCTTTGTTGTTGCACTGATGAAATGAAGTGAAATAATTGAAATGAAGAACCTGCAGCAATAAACGAAAAGCTGACAGTACAAACCAAACAATAAGAACTTACTCGTAGCATTATCAACAATAACCACTAGCCTGACAATACACTATCCTGCAAAATACAATTCATTGAACATACGAAAACTAAAAAATTACTTCCAAAATAAGAATTCTCGCATCATTTTCAAGCACCAAGCCATCTCTTTGGACAACCTGTTTCACTTGATtattaagagcatctccagccattGGCCCCCCAGGAGGCATAAAAATCGCCACCTAGGGGCGAGCCGGCGGCAAAATCGGCTCTGGGGGCGGTTGGGCACCCAGCCGTCGACCCCAGGCGCCGATTTCGGCCCATTACTCGGCCCACTCTCATAAAAAAATGGCCCGATATCGGCGCGAATCGGCCCATATTCGGCACAGTTCGGCGTGTTTCAGCGTGAATTCTCCATAAATAATTTTTTGCCTCCATAGTTCATCATAAAAAATCAATAGAAATCAAATAGCtcaacaacaaatagttcaatacaaattatatagttcaacaaataaaaactcatatttcatcacacgtcgtTCCCGGCGtcgcccttgagcctccataggtgctgCACCAGATCGTGTTACAGTTgttgatgcacctgtgggtctcggatctcctgacgcatattgaggtaggcagtccaggttgccggtagctggtgatcaacgtgggcaagaggaccctgcctgtaATATGGTTCTGTGTCAAACACTAgctcttcctgctcgctctcaatgatcatgttgtgcaagatgacacagcaagtcatgatctcccacatttgatcttttgACTAGGTCTAAGcagggtaccggacaacagcaaatcgggattggagcacaccaaatgcccgctcggcatccttcctgcaagcctcctgaacCTTCGCAAAGAAGGCgttcttgcctcctggcacagggtttgagatagtcttcacaaatgtcgaccatatcggatagatgccatcagctaggtagtaccccttgttgtagtgccgcccattgacctcgaagttcattggaggagaatgaccttcaacaagcttggcaaagacaagGGAGCACTGTAggacgttgatgtcattgtgagttcctggcatccCAAAGAAAGAGTGCCAAATTCAGAGATCATGTGTGGCCActgcctcaagtaccacactgcaaccgccttggcgcctttgtacaacccctgccaagcaaatggacagttctttcattttcaatgcatgcagtcgatgcttccaagcatcccaggaaatcctcttcCTGCATTCTGTCCTAGGATCCGAAcagtgtcttccgcattgggtgttcgcaagtattgcggtccaaacactgccaccactgccctgcagaacttgtagaaacactcaatggtggtggactcggccatgtgcccatagtcgtcgagtgaatcaccgAGAGCTctgtatgcaagcatcctcatagctgttgtgcacttctggattgaggtgaatccaagtgtgccggtgcaatccttcttgcacttgaagtagctatcgaactcccggatggaattcacaatcctgaggaaaAGCTTTCTCTGCCTGCAATGGAGCGTCGACGAAGTAGTCGGAGTTGAGCATGCAGTAGCCTTCCAGACGATGTCagttctttgctttcacccgccccggcaccgagccacctcgccgcggcttttcatGGCTCACgagcaggccggcgagggcggTGAGCACCATGAGATGCTCCTGCTCCTGGACGTCGGCTTTGGCTTCCTCCTCTAGCAACGCCGCGAgcgcctcctcgtcgtccgagtcCATCGCCGGGCCGGGCAGacaaatcgccgaacaccttgcgAGCAAGGTGGGCGCACACCGGACAGTGTACAGCCCCAGCGCGGCCGGAACGTCGGAAAAGCCGCCCGGACGGCGGTGGGGAGGCTGCCTCGGCGAAACCTGTTCTCTTTTTCCGGCGGGGAATGGCCTATCTAGCTGTGGTGGGTGCTGGACGGCACCGGGATCGGCAGGGTGGCGGCCGAGGGGGGGGGGTCGGAGGCGAATCTGGACGGTCGGCCTGACTTTTCGCCTGGCAGTGTGGCCTCAGTTGTGCTTTTGCTATGcgccggagcccccgagcgcccccCAGTGCCCCGAGTTCGGCCTGCGATCGCCGGGCCCAAAAAGGGCCGAGCCGGCGGAATTCGGCATCTTGAGGACGCGACTGGGGCATTTTTTGGGCGCCGGCGCGGGAAAATCGCCTGGggagggcctgttgggggcgcggctggagatgctctaagcagAATCTGCCGCAGTCTAGTTCTTCAGAATTTTGGTTGTTTCAAAGGGAAATGAACCGGGCGCTGAGCCTGATTAGGATGAGCATTTTCCATTTTTTTCGCCCTTTCGGTGATGGCGAACCTTTCCCGGATCCTTAATCATTGTGTTAAGTTTCTTTCTACTAAAATGCATCGTGATACAACTTTTATATCTCAGAAGAAAAGCTTTCTCACAACAAAAGAAACCCTAGTTAATAGAATACAAAAAACTTAGTTCATAGAACAACAAGTTGGCAATACAGAACATATTAATGCATGGATGACATAATGGTAAGACGAGGTCAAAGCTGGGCACACAATTGTACAGCCAGGCGTGTATACAACATAAACATAAAACTTTTGTGCAATTCCAAGGATTATTTGCATGGTACACCATAATGGAAAATACAGAGGTTTTGTTTTACATAATGATAAATACACACATTATATTAGTGATGCAACCACCGATTGCTTCTTTGTTTCTACACACATGCAGTGTCATAACATTACAAGAGAACCGAACGTAGCGCCAGAAACATGTAACATACACTAGTTCCAGATACATTTTATTGATACATAAATAAGAAAACGGGTATTAAATCTATTTAATTGGATCATATATAGAGATGTGCAGCCAACCGTGGTGTAGCTTGCAGAACAAGGGGTTCAGCTAGTGCAAGGCTCACGTTGCCTTCTTGCAGACTGATACTCTTAACGCCGGGAAGCTTTGTCCAAGTGAATCCCTGCAACATCCTTGCGAACAACATCATTGTCATGGAGGTACCAAGTGAAATCCCAGGACAACCCCTCCTCCCACTGCTGAATGAAATGAAACGTAGGCCTGGATCAGTGAGAAGTACATTCGCAGTGTTCAAATGCCTCTCAGGCTGAAACTCCAACGGTTCAGTCCAGATCTTGGGATTGCGGCCAAGTCCAAGCCGGCTTAAAAGTATGTGGCTATCCTTGGGGATGGTGTAGCCAGCAACAGTTGTGTCCGCCATGGCGACATGGGGTACGTTAAGAGCATGGTATGGGTGTAAACGGAAGGCCTCCCGGATGCACGATTTGAGATAGTTTAGCTGAGGAATGTCAGACTCTTCCACCAGTCTATATTTACCGACGACAGCATCGAGTTCCTCGGTTGCTTTTTGCATGATCTCTGGCATGTTCATCATCTCAGCGAGTGCCCACTCAACCGCATTAGATGGGTTATCGACTGCGGCAAACATCATTTCCTACATCCATAGATTTGAGAATAAATAAAGTAATCAGTATAACGCAACAGAAAAGGTCAATGCACGGATAAAATGGATCGAAGAACAATGAATGAACTTTTTATTGATGTTAAGATGACATACTAACCGCTGTTTGTGCTCTAATGTCTTCTAGGGAAAGCATTGGTTGTCCCTCTGCATCTTTAAGATGAACCAGAACGTCCAAAAAGTCTCGGGGCCCTTTCTCAAGAGTGGATGACCTTTCACGCATCCGCTCCTCTATAATAGGATCATGCAACCGGTTGATTGTTTGCATGGCATCCTTGGAAACCTTTTCATGTCCATCCAGGTCGAGGCCAATGAGGGCAGGGAAGTAGTCGGACACACAAAAGCTGTAGAGATGGTTGAGGGCTGTGAAGAGAGCGGCAACATGTGCCACCTCATCGTGTCCAGGCCCACTAGTGGATGAAGCTAGTAGGTCATTGAAGTATCTTTTACCGAACACAAGCCTTCTTATCATGTTACCAACGAAGTGTTGGGTTACATGACGGATGTTGACAATGTTGCCTGGACATGCCATGTCGCTGCAATGAGTTTTATTAATGTACCTCACAAGGTGCTCGTACTCCTCTTTCCGGAGGTGGTGGAGCTTTCGCTCCATGGACGATGCGAGGATCTCAACAGTGAGGACGCGTCTCATCTTCTTCCACTGGTCTCCGTGTGGTGAGAAGATGGAGCCCTTGTACCCGAAGCTGAATATGCCCGAGGCGAAGGTGGTGGGACGGGAGGCAAAAACTTCATCATTTTTTCGTAGTACCTCAGAGGCGATCTGTGGACATGTCACAACAATGACATGAGTAGCTCCGAGACGGAGGCACATGATGTCTGTGTTCATCTCCTTGAGCAGGCCATGGATCCATCGGAATACTGCCGGCTTGTTCAGAATCACCTGATGCATGTTACCGATGATGGGCAGCACCGCAGGCCCCGGGGGCAGCCTGCCTCGTCGCCCCCGTTGCTTCTGGGACAATAGCACTCTTTTATTTCTCAGGAGAAAATACACCAGCATGGTGGCAATGATAACCAGAGTACCAAGGGCCATATTGCATGAGCTGGTCAGGGTGTTATATGAAGTAGGATAGAAGGCAATTTGTGGAACTAGTCGGTAATGGACAGAtgttttagcagttgtgtttgaaGACACTCTTGCTTGGTGCATCTTTGCTGGTTAGTTCTGCGGGTATTTATAGGACAGACGGGGAGCCAGCATCCTTGACGTATATAATAATTATTTATTCAGTTAGTGACTCCTTTCATTGCCCCACGTGGCCATATATACCATTCAGTCTGAAGAGTCCACCTTCTTTTGGTTAGACAAAATGATACAAAGCAAAGTAAGTGAATGTTAGC contains:
- the LOC109773764 gene encoding tyrosine N-monooxygenase-like encodes the protein MALGTLVIIATMLVYFLLRNKRVLLSQKQRGRRGRLPPGPAVLPIIGNMHQVILNKPAVFRWIHGLLKEMNTDIMCLRLGATHVIVVTCPQIASEVLRKNDEVFASRPTTFASGIFSFGYKGSIFSPHGDQWKKMRRVLTVEILASSMERKLHHLRKEEYEHLVRYFNDLLASSTSGPGHDEVAHVAALFTALNHLYSFCVSDYFPALIGLDLDGHEKVSKDAMQTINRLHDPIIEERMRERSSTLEKGPRDFLDVLVHLKDAEGQPMLSLEDIRAQTAEMMFAAVDNPSNAVEWALAEMMNMPEIMQKATEELDAVVGKYRLVEESDIPQLNYLKSCIREAFRLHPYHALNVPHVAMADTTVAGYTIPKDSHILLSRLGLGRNPKIWTEPLEFQPERHLNTANVLLTDPGLRFISFSSGRRGCPGISLGTSMTMMLFARMLQGFTWTKLPGVKSISLQEGNVSLALAEPLVLQATPRLAAHLYI